One window of the Lytechinus variegatus isolate NC3 chromosome 3, Lvar_3.0, whole genome shotgun sequence genome contains the following:
- the LOC121409925 gene encoding uncharacterized protein LOC121409925, with the protein LGAPEPFISACDPLGVEVAISLKEKIWASEYIDLGVLLKHNNARDEFGALSVGDTTLSLCQSGSGLGLQLQPQSKAKKIMSVEQWTSVFLVFASIYAEKHIERSRELMKYMDLIRHAARAFAGYGWRDYDTQFRSKQARLPGRSWASVDAELWLMLVASNGPRQRHNLPHAPRHQF; encoded by the exons ttgggggcaccggaaccatttattagcgcatgcgacccactaggtgtggaagtggctatctcactgaaggaaaaaatttgggcaagtgaatatatagatttgggagtgctccttaagcataataatgcacgtgatgagtttggggccttgagtgtaggtgacaccactttgagtttgtgtcaatcgggatctggtcttggtttgcaacttcaacctcaatcaaaggctaagaaaatcatgtcggtagagcagtggacttcggtgtttctagtatttgcctcaatttacgctgagaagcacattgaaaggagcagggagctcatgaaatatatggatttgataaggcatgcagcccgtgcgtttgcaggttatggctggcgtgactatgacactcagtttaggagcaagcaggcgcgtttacccgggcgatcctgggcgagcgtcgacgccgagttgtggttgatgctggtggcctctaatggtccgcggcagcgccacaatttaccccatgcccctcgccatcagttcta A